Genomic DNA from Amycolatopsis alba DSM 44262:
CGGGGTGGAGGCCACGGATCCGGCGCCGTCCGGGAAAGGGTGACGGCCCCCTTCGGTTCGAAGGAGGCCGCCGCCTCTGGGGATCAGTTCTTCGGTTTGGGGCAGGTCTTCCACGAGAAGTGGTAGGTGGTCTTGATGGAGCCGTCGGTCGAGTCCATGGTGACGAAGCTGGTGGTCTTCTTCGGATCGGAAGTGCCGACCGCGGCCCGCAATTCCGTGTTGATGTTGAAGTTGCGGTCCTCGCCGCAGGGTTTGTAGACGATGGCCCCGACTTCGATGTTGTCGGTGAACTGCCAGTTGTCCTCCAACGGGCCCTTGAGGGTGTGGTTCACGTTGGCTGTCGGGGAATTGCCCTGGAAGTAGTAGTTCGCTCGTTCCAGGCCGGTGGCCCCCGCGGCCAGGGAAGCGAATCCACGGTAATCGGTGCCCGCGATACCGTAGGTGAATCCCTGCGGTACGTGGACATAGAGGTTGAGCTGGCAGTTCTTGCGCAGATCGGTCGGCTTGGCACCGAGTCCGACCTGGGCGGTGTATTCGCTGTAGGTGACCGTGAACGCGGTGTTGTCCGGTGATACGGAAATAGCCGCGGTACCCGGTCTGCATCCGGTTCCGATGATCGTGACGACGTCGATGACGATCTTGTCGGACGGCAGGGGCGGCGGCACCCAGCCGCTCGGCGTGACGACCGAGGAGAGCAGCGTCACGGCGGCAACCAGCACGTTGAGCATGAGATCCTTCCCAAAGCTTCCACGCGGCGGGAACTGGGCGGATGCGATGTCAGCGAGACGATCTCGTCCCGGCCGCCCGCCGATCGGACGAAACGGATTCGGTCACCGGACTCAGGGGCGACCGCGGAAACAGGGTCGTCGAGAAGACTCGCCGCCGCCGGGCAGGGCGACGACGAGCCGCGATTTCCTCGGTTCAGGCGGCCAGCGCCCTGACCGGGGTATGGGTGGGAGACGGCCTTCTTCCGGACCGGGAAGCAGGCCGTCACCCTGGGGACGATGTCAGGAGCCCGGACAGACCTTCCACGAGAAGTGATAGGTGGTGTGGAACGCACCGTCGGTGGAATCCATCGTGATGAAACTGGTGGTCTTCCTCGGATCCGACGAACCCGCCGCGACCCTCAGTTCCGTGTTCACGTTGAGATTCCGGTCCTCGCCGCAGGGCTTGTAGATGATGACTCCGCCCTCGGCCTCGTCGCGGAATTGCCAGTTGTCCGACAACGGCCCGTTGATGGGGTGGCTCACCTGCGCGGTCGGCGAATTGCCCTGGAAATAGTAATTCGCCCGCTGCAAACCCTTTGCGCCCGGCTCGAGCGCCGCGAAACCGCGGTAATCCGCGCTGGCGATACCGTAGGTGAATCCCTGCGGCACGTGGATGTTGAGATTCAGCTGGCAGTTCTTCCGGAAGTCGGTGGGCTTCGCGCCGACCCCGACCTGCGCGGTGTATTCGCTGTAGGTCACGGTGAAGGCACTGTTGTCCCTGGCGACGGCGACCGCGGACGAACCCGGCGGGCAACCGGAGCCGTTGACCGTGACCACGTCGATGACAACCCGGTCGGGCGGCGGTCCCGGCGGCGCCCAGCTATTCGGTGTTAATATCGTCGAGAAAAGTGATACGGCGGCAACCACTGCATTGAGCATGGGGTCCTTCCCAAAACTTCCACACGGGGGGCGGGGAACTGGGCGGACTCATGTTAGCGAAACGATCTCGGCGATGCCGCCCGCCGATCGGACGAAACCATCCCGGCAATCGGTTCATGAAATTATATTATGGTCTGTAACCGTTTTCCGGGGGCGGCGAAAAAGCCACTTTACCCGGAAAACACCACTCGGTTCGCACGATATGGAAATTGCGTTCGCGGACTGCTGTTGACGGTTCCGGAAAGACAGCCCCGCTCAGGCGGCGATCAGCCCCACGGCCTCGCCGAGCACCGCCACCGCCTCCGGCCGCCATGGCCCGGCGGTGATCACCACCACGTGGTCGAGCCCCCACGACGCGAACTCGGCGCACCGGCCCGCTAAGTCCTTTGAGGACTCCCCTGGCGCCAGCCGGGTCGCGATGGTCTTCTCGATCTCCTCGACCGGCCGTCCGACGTCGGCGCAGTGCCGGGCGAGGACGTCCAGATGCCCGCGGACGGTCTTGCCGCCGTCGGGAACGTCGAAGAGGTTGCACGCGTCGGCGTACTCGGCGACCAGCCGCAGCGTCCGCTTCGGCCCGGTGCCGCCGATGAGCACCCGTGGCCGCCGGACCGGCAGCGGGTTGTTGACCGGCCGTTCCAGCCGGTAATGCCGACCGGTGAACGCGGAGCTGTTGCCGTCCCACATCCGGCGCGCGATCCGCAGGGTCTCCTCCAGCCGCTCGAACCGTTCGGCGACCGGCGGGAGCGACAGTCCCATCGCGCGTGCCTCGTCCTCCTGATATCCCGCGCCGATCCCCAGCCAGGCCCGGCCCCGCGAAAGGACGTCCAGCGTGGTGACGGCCTTCACCAGCAGGGCGGGCGCCCGGAAGGTGGCGGCGCTGACCATCGTGCCGAGTTTGATCCGGGACGTCTCCGAGGCGAGGAAGCCCAGGGTGGTGTACGCCTCCAGCATTTCCGAGTCCGGATCGCTGCCCGGCGCGGTCTGCAGGAGATGGTCGGCCACCCACAGGGTGTCGAGGCCGGTCGTGTCGGCCACGCGGGCGACCTCGGCGAGGTTGTCGACCAGCGCGGCCTGCCCGCCGGGCCAGGAGAAGTCGGTGACACTGACACTGATTCGCATGATTCACGTCCTTGGGTGAGAGGTATGACAGTGGGAGCACGTTGCGAAAGCCACTTTCTTTCGCAACGCTGAAGGTTGCGAAAGTGGCTTTCGCAACGCCGCCGCCCGGAGGCCGAGGGCACTCAGGGGGCTTCAGGGCGCGCGAAGGGCGGCGGTCCGGCGATCGGGCTCAGGTGGATGCCGGCGATGAGCCACCGTTCGCCATCGCGCACGAACACGTGGGTGACGCGGAATCGGCCGTCGACCCGGTTCCCCTGGTGCGTTCCCTCCTGTGCGTGCACGCCGACGGACACGGCGGCCGCGCGGTAGTCGCGGATTTCGACCTCGGCCCAGTCGAGCTTCTCGGTGATCAGGTCCCCGCCC
This window encodes:
- a CDS encoding DUF4360 domain-containing protein, producing the protein MLNVLVAAVTLLSSVVTPSGWVPPPLPSDKIVIDVVTIIGTGCRPGTAAISVSPDNTAFTVTYSEYTAQVGLGAKPTDLRKNCQLNLYVHVPQGFTYGIAGTDYRGFASLAAGATGLERANYYFQGNSPTANVNHTLKGPLEDNWQFTDNIEVGAIVYKPCGEDRNFNINTELRAAVGTSDPKKTTSFVTMDSTDGSIKTTYHFSWKTCPKPKN
- a CDS encoding DUF4360 domain-containing protein, which translates into the protein MLNAVVAAVSLFSTILTPNSWAPPGPPPDRVVIDVVTVNGSGCPPGSSAVAVARDNSAFTVTYSEYTAQVGVGAKPTDFRKNCQLNLNIHVPQGFTYGIASADYRGFAALEPGAKGLQRANYYFQGNSPTAQVSHPINGPLSDNWQFRDEAEGGVIIYKPCGEDRNLNVNTELRVAAGSSDPRKTTSFITMDSTDGAFHTTYHFSWKVCPGS
- a CDS encoding LLM class F420-dependent oxidoreductase, producing MRISVSVTDFSWPGGQAALVDNLAEVARVADTTGLDTLWVADHLLQTAPGSDPDSEMLEAYTTLGFLASETSRIKLGTMVSAATFRAPALLVKAVTTLDVLSRGRAWLGIGAGYQEDEARAMGLSLPPVAERFERLEETLRIARRMWDGNSSAFTGRHYRLERPVNNPLPVRRPRVLIGGTGPKRTLRLVAEYADACNLFDVPDGGKTVRGHLDVLARHCADVGRPVEEIEKTIATRLAPGESSKDLAGRCAEFASWGLDHVVVITAGPWRPEAVAVLGEAVGLIAA
- a CDS encoding nuclear transport factor 2 family protein codes for the protein MRSTENEIRELGARWADAEVRGDTEALDRMTAADFTLVGPLGFVLGKPQWLQRYRGGDLITEKLDWAEVEIRDYRAAAVSVGVHAQEGTHQGNRVDGRFRVTHVFVRDGERWLIAGIHLSPIAGPPPFARPEAP